One segment of Sphaerodactylus townsendi isolate TG3544 linkage group LG17, MPM_Stown_v2.3, whole genome shotgun sequence DNA contains the following:
- the MCEE gene encoding methylmalonyl-CoA epimerase, mitochondrial produces the protein MAACIRTLATGMCVSPGARQKSATLESSSVPLATNYPGAWEHRGAADTFSASCQVLLGRGSGQWSENTKLELLHPLGDDSPVANFLQKNKAGGLHHLFKVDNITDAIADLKKKQIRLLSEGAKIGAHGKPVIFLHPKDCGGVLVELKEA, from the exons ATGGCCGCCTGCATTCGGACCCTGGCAACGGGTATGTGCGTCTCCCCCGGTGCGCGGCAG AAGTCGGCCACCTTGGAGTCCAGTTCTGTACCGTTGGCTACCAATTACCCAGGAGCCTGGGAGCACCGTGGGGCTGCCGACACCTTTTCTGCATCCTGCCAGGTGCTTTTAGGACGTGGGTCtggccag TGGAGCGAAAACACCAAGTTGGAGTTGCTACATCCGCTGGGAGATGACAGCCCAGTGGCCAactttttgcagaagaacaaagcGGGAGGCCTGCACCAC CTCTTTAAGGTGGACAACATCACCGACGCCATCGCAGACCTGAAGAAGAAACAGATCCGCCTGTTGAGCGAAGGGGCCAAAATAGGCGCCCACGGGAAACCAGTCATTTTCCTCCACCCGAAAGACTGCGGGGGAGTCCTTGTGGAACTCAAAGAGGCCTAA